One part of the Streptomyces sp. AM 2-1-1 genome encodes these proteins:
- a CDS encoding glycoside hydrolase family 3 C-terminal domain-containing protein, with the protein MTVGPVAQPGTAAARAKAVDLVARMTTDEKIALLHGVNVKEQVARPGYVGKVVGNERLGIPATILADGPSGVGNGSTGVTQWPCSKALAATWDPAAAETYGRAYGGEQAAKGHNVALGPCVNILRTPRWGRSFETFTEDPHLNAALAGPVVRGIQSHHVMATVKHFAANNQETLRHSIDAVVSSRALHEIYFPAFRAAVQEGGVGAVMTAYNKVNGVWTHENRTLVQDVLRDGWGFDGIVMSDWGGTHSTVRTAEAGATTEMPGSTYFGAALASAVARGAVTERALDTMAVQVLTAMYRVGLFDHPLPDPLTVLDTVVSTEENRTLARRIGVEGSVLLKNAGGVLPFAAPGSVAVIGDAAGAGYRSHGGGSGSVNAYGGVVTPLAGITARAGSVPVTYARGTLGVGALPVVPAAALGAGLRAVYYASGDLTGTVLATTTTDRLDWTGAPAPVSGRTGAWSARYSGTYTASVAGRYRFSLGGGGAVVLTIDGAVVAEYATGAEVVQNGFVTLTEGPHSIEVTYRHTGGTPSLRVGHQPGQDRLIAEAAAVAAAAEVAVVVVVDVTAESMDRSTLALAADQDELIAAVAAANPRTVVVLNTSGAVLMPWLSSVPAVIANWYGGQEQGNAVAAMLFGDAEPGGRLPETFPATETQGPAKRQVEFPGDGKQVYYDEGLAVGYRWYQSSGEQPLFPFGHGLSYTSFALSGLRVERGASGHRATVRVRNTGSRAGSEVVQLYVTFPAAAGEPSAQLKAFAKVSLEPGRSTTVVLDVPRTSLAVWRSADDGWTVLPGSYAFAVGRSSVELPLRARVRVTR; encoded by the coding sequence GTGACGGTCGGCCCCGTGGCGCAGCCGGGAACGGCTGCGGCGCGGGCGAAGGCCGTGGATCTGGTCGCCCGGATGACGACGGACGAGAAGATCGCGCTGCTGCACGGGGTGAACGTCAAGGAGCAGGTCGCCCGGCCCGGGTACGTCGGCAAGGTGGTGGGCAACGAGCGCCTCGGCATCCCCGCGACCATCCTGGCGGACGGGCCGAGCGGGGTGGGCAACGGTTCGACGGGGGTGACCCAGTGGCCGTGTTCGAAGGCGCTGGCGGCGACCTGGGACCCGGCGGCGGCGGAGACGTACGGGCGGGCGTACGGCGGCGAGCAGGCGGCCAAGGGTCACAACGTGGCGCTCGGTCCGTGCGTCAACATCCTGCGGACTCCCCGGTGGGGCCGGTCCTTCGAGACGTTCACCGAGGATCCGCACCTCAACGCGGCGTTGGCCGGCCCGGTCGTCCGGGGCATCCAGTCGCACCACGTCATGGCGACGGTGAAGCACTTCGCGGCCAACAACCAGGAGACCCTGCGCCATTCCATCGACGCGGTGGTCTCCTCGCGGGCCCTGCACGAGATCTACTTCCCGGCGTTCCGCGCCGCCGTCCAGGAGGGGGGTGTGGGCGCGGTGATGACCGCGTACAACAAGGTCAACGGCGTCTGGACGCACGAGAACCGGACGCTGGTCCAGGACGTGCTGCGGGACGGCTGGGGGTTCGACGGCATCGTGATGTCGGACTGGGGAGGTACCCACAGCACGGTACGGACCGCGGAGGCGGGCGCCACCACGGAGATGCCCGGATCGACGTACTTCGGGGCGGCGCTCGCCTCGGCGGTGGCGCGGGGCGCGGTCACGGAGCGGGCGCTCGACACCATGGCGGTGCAGGTGCTGACGGCGATGTACCGGGTCGGGCTCTTCGACCATCCGCTCCCCGATCCCCTGACGGTGCTGGACACGGTCGTCTCGACCGAGGAGAACCGGACGCTCGCCCGTCGGATCGGGGTGGAGGGGAGTGTGCTGCTGAAGAACGCAGGTGGGGTGCTGCCGTTCGCCGCGCCGGGGTCCGTGGCGGTGATCGGGGACGCGGCGGGTGCCGGGTACCGGTCGCACGGCGGTGGTTCGGGCAGCGTCAACGCGTACGGCGGGGTGGTGACCCCGCTCGCCGGGATCACGGCCCGCGCGGGGAGTGTCCCGGTGACCTACGCGCGCGGCACCCTGGGGGTCGGCGCGTTGCCCGTGGTTCCGGCCGCGGCGCTCGGCGCGGGTCTGCGGGCCGTCTACTACGCCTCGGGGGACCTCACCGGTACGGTCCTCGCCACCACGACCACCGACCGGCTCGACTGGACGGGCGCGCCGGCGCCGGTGAGCGGCCGGACCGGCGCCTGGTCGGCGCGGTACAGCGGTACGTACACGGCGTCCGTCGCGGGGCGTTACCGGTTCTCGCTGGGCGGCGGCGGCGCGGTGGTGCTGACGATCGACGGGGCGGTGGTGGCGGAGTACGCGACCGGCGCCGAGGTGGTCCAGAACGGCTTCGTGACGCTGACGGAGGGTCCGCACTCCATTGAGGTGACCTACCGTCACACCGGCGGCACGCCGAGCCTGCGGGTGGGCCACCAGCCGGGGCAGGACCGGCTGATCGCCGAGGCGGCGGCCGTGGCGGCGGCGGCCGAGGTCGCGGTGGTCGTCGTGGTGGACGTGACCGCCGAGAGCATGGACCGCTCGACCCTCGCCCTCGCCGCCGACCAGGACGAGCTGATCGCCGCCGTCGCGGCCGCCAATCCCCGTACCGTCGTGGTGCTCAACACCTCGGGAGCCGTACTGATGCCGTGGCTGTCGTCCGTCCCGGCGGTGATCGCCAACTGGTACGGGGGCCAGGAGCAGGGCAACGCGGTCGCCGCGATGCTCTTCGGCGACGCGGAGCCCGGCGGCCGGCTCCCGGAGACCTTCCCGGCGACGGAGACGCAGGGGCCGGCCAAGCGGCAGGTGGAGTTCCCCGGCGACGGCAAGCAGGTCTACTACGACGAAGGGCTGGCCGTCGGGTACCGCTGGTACCAGAGCTCCGGCGAGCAGCCGCTCTTCCCGTTCGGCCACGGGCTGTCGTACACCTCGTTCGCCCTGTCCGGGCTGCGGGTGGAGCGTGGTGCCTCCGGCCACCGGGCGACCGTGCGGGTGCGCAACACGGGCTCCCGGGCGGGCAGCGAGGTCGTACAGCTCTACGTCACCTTCCCGGCGGCCGCGGGCGAGCCCTCGGCGCAACTGAAGGCGTTCGCCAAGGTGAGCCTGGAGCCGGGCCGTTCCACCACCGTCGTGCTGGACGTCCCCCGCACGTCGCTGGCCGTCTGGCGGTCGGCGGACGACGGCTGGACCGTCCTGCCGGGGTCGTACGCGTTCGCGGTGGGGCGCTCCTCGGTGGAGCTGCCGCTGCGGGCGCGGGTGCGGGTCACCCGGTAG
- a CDS encoding von Willebrand factor type A domain-containing protein, with protein MKHSTPTRPAGRARAGAAFGALLAVGALLAGCSGTGGGHASDARAPDARGGSAGTTAPVPPGQQEKRDRAAAPDYLSTFALDVDTASYGYARRVLGDGRLPSPETVRPEEFVNSFKQGYERPRGNGFSVSVDGARTGGGADDWSLLRVGLATRAADDTAVRPPAALTFVVDISGSMAETGRLDLVRTSLAYLTEQLRDDDSVALVTFSDEAETVFPMTALRGHRTDIREAVDSLRTASSTNVAAGVERGYDEAVQGRREGATNRVVLLSDALANTGETDADAILERIDSSRREYGITLFGVGVGSDYGDALMERLADKGDGNTTYVADETQARKVFVDQLPAHVDLRARDAKAQVEFDRETVQQFKLIGYENRAVADEDFRDDSVDGGEVGPGHTVTALYAVRLREGASGHVATATVRWLDPATREAHERTGSVETGAIDGALWNGSDERLQVAAAAAYFADILRGGTLPGTPGLSELASRTRKLAAETGDGSVSKLADAIDQAAGLKGAEPGARSAPAEGEMD; from the coding sequence ATGAAGCACAGCACACCGACACGTCCGGCCGGCCGGGCACGGGCGGGCGCGGCGTTCGGCGCACTGCTGGCGGTGGGGGCGCTGCTGGCCGGCTGCTCGGGGACGGGCGGCGGGCACGCCTCCGACGCACGCGCCCCCGACGCGCGCGGCGGCTCAGCCGGCACGACCGCCCCCGTGCCCCCGGGGCAGCAGGAGAAGCGGGACCGGGCCGCCGCCCCCGACTACCTGTCCACCTTCGCGCTCGACGTGGACACCGCCAGCTACGGCTACGCCCGACGCGTCCTCGGCGACGGGCGGCTCCCCTCGCCCGAGACCGTGCGGCCCGAGGAGTTCGTCAACAGCTTCAAGCAGGGGTACGAGCGCCCCCGCGGCAACGGCTTCTCCGTCAGCGTCGACGGGGCACGGACCGGCGGCGGGGCGGACGACTGGTCCCTGCTGCGGGTCGGCCTGGCGACCAGGGCCGCCGACGACACCGCCGTGCGGCCGCCCGCCGCCCTCACCTTCGTCGTGGACATCTCCGGATCCATGGCCGAGACCGGCCGCCTCGACCTCGTGCGCACCTCGCTCGCCTATCTCACCGAGCAGCTGCGTGACGACGACTCCGTCGCCCTGGTCACCTTCAGCGACGAGGCGGAGACCGTGTTCCCGATGACCGCGCTGCGCGGCCACCGGACCGATATCCGCGAAGCCGTCGACTCGCTGCGCACCGCCAGCTCCACCAACGTCGCCGCCGGAGTCGAGCGCGGCTACGACGAGGCCGTCCAGGGCCGCCGCGAGGGCGCCACCAACCGGGTCGTGCTCCTCTCCGACGCACTCGCCAACACCGGGGAGACCGATGCGGACGCGATCCTGGAGCGGATCGACAGCTCACGGCGCGAGTACGGCATCACCCTCTTCGGGGTCGGCGTCGGGAGCGACTACGGCGACGCGCTGATGGAGCGGCTCGCCGACAAGGGCGACGGCAACACCACCTACGTCGCCGACGAGACCCAGGCCCGCAAGGTCTTCGTCGACCAGCTCCCCGCCCACGTCGACCTGCGCGCCCGCGACGCCAAGGCGCAGGTGGAGTTCGACCGGGAGACCGTCCAGCAGTTCAAGCTGATCGGGTACGAGAACCGGGCCGTCGCCGACGAGGACTTCCGCGACGACAGCGTGGACGGCGGCGAGGTCGGCCCCGGCCACACGGTGACCGCGCTCTACGCCGTACGCCTGCGCGAGGGGGCGAGCGGCCACGTCGCCACCGCCACCGTGCGCTGGCTCGACCCCGCGACCCGCGAGGCGCACGAGCGGACCGGCTCGGTGGAGACCGGGGCGATCGACGGGGCACTCTGGAACGGCTCCGACGAGCGCCTCCAGGTGGCCGCGGCGGCCGCCTACTTCGCGGACATCCTGCGCGGCGGCACCCTCCCCGGCACGCCGGGGCTGAGCGAACTCGCCTCCCGGACACGGAAACTGGCCGCGGAGACCGGGGACGGCTCGGTGAGCAAGCTGGCCGACGCCATCGACCAGGCCGCCGGACTCAAGGGCGCGGAGCCCGGTGCGCGGAGCGCCCCGGCCGAGGGGGAGATGGACTGA
- a CDS encoding alpha/beta fold hydrolase — protein sequence METSTARRLRWRPRGRGRWAAAVAALVVLAGAGTWTAVADDTEPAVHRQDRTVRDRGVSLDTSYFTADGGGRRPAVLLGHGFGGSKDDVRGEAEKLAADGYAVLTWSARGFGRSSGEIGLNDPDAEVADVSRLIDWLAARPEVMLDGEGDPRVGVTGASYGGAVALLAAGYDDRVDAVAPVITYWNLADALFPDGVFKKLWAGIFVSSGGGCEKFEKRLCAMYERVAASGAPDAEARALLTERSPSAVADHIDVPTLIVQGQTDSLFPLGQADAMAKAVADNGAPVSVDWIAGGHDGGDTEETRVQNRIGAWFDRYLKDDRGADTGPAFRVTRTGGVDSTDGAALTRGASAGSYPGLRGGTEEFALRGGTATVRNPAGGSPPAISAVPGLGAGLSQLSSLGVGLSLDFPGQHATFDTAPLKSSVRATGTPTVRVTVKARSGDAVLFGKVYDVSPDGGRQELPSQLVAPFRITPDQQGEPVELTLPAVDHAFDAGHRMRLVLSATDLGYASPAEPDTYTVTVDGPLSVPTDAGLTAAATGLPWWTWGLPAAALVVAALLLLGARRRTATPAPDPALAGVPLRITGLTKKYAGASDRYAVQDLGFRVEQGQVLGLLGPNGAGKTTTLRMLMGLITPDAGEIRVFGQAVRPGAPVLSRVGAFVEGAGFLPHLTGRANLELYWQATGRPAEDSRMDEALEIAGLGDALARAVRTYSQGMRQRLAIAQAMLGMPDLLILDEPTNGLDPPQIREMRDVMIRYAAGGRTVIVSSHLLSEVEQSCTHLVVMDRGRLVQAGPVDEITGSGDMLLVTTADEVPEPVLHKIEALAGITSAVRTEDGRGLLVRLDGATTSTLITELVRLDVPLTGVGPHRRLEDAFLTLISGGTA from the coding sequence ATGGAGACCTCTACCGCACGACGGCTCCGGTGGCGCCCCCGCGGGCGCGGCCGGTGGGCGGCGGCCGTCGCGGCGCTCGTCGTGCTCGCCGGCGCGGGCACCTGGACCGCCGTGGCCGACGACACCGAGCCCGCCGTGCACCGCCAGGACCGGACGGTCCGTGACCGCGGAGTGTCCCTGGACACGTCGTACTTCACCGCCGACGGCGGTGGGAGGCGCCCCGCCGTCCTCCTCGGCCACGGATTCGGCGGCAGCAAGGACGACGTGCGCGGCGAGGCCGAGAAGCTCGCGGCGGACGGGTACGCGGTCCTCACCTGGTCCGCGCGCGGCTTCGGCAGGTCCAGCGGCGAGATCGGCCTCAACGACCCGGACGCCGAGGTCGCGGACGTCTCCCGCCTCATCGACTGGCTCGCCGCCCGGCCCGAGGTGATGCTCGACGGCGAGGGCGACCCCCGCGTCGGTGTCACCGGCGCCTCCTACGGCGGGGCGGTCGCCCTCCTCGCCGCCGGGTACGACGACCGGGTGGACGCCGTCGCACCCGTCATCACCTACTGGAACCTCGCCGACGCGCTCTTCCCCGACGGGGTGTTCAAGAAGCTCTGGGCCGGGATCTTCGTCAGCAGCGGCGGCGGCTGCGAGAAGTTCGAGAAGCGGCTCTGCGCGATGTACGAACGCGTCGCGGCGAGCGGCGCACCGGACGCCGAGGCACGCGCCCTGCTGACGGAACGTTCCCCCTCGGCCGTCGCCGACCACATCGACGTGCCCACCCTCATCGTGCAGGGCCAGACCGACTCCCTCTTCCCGCTCGGCCAGGCCGACGCCATGGCGAAGGCCGTCGCGGACAACGGCGCCCCGGTCTCCGTCGACTGGATCGCCGGCGGCCACGACGGCGGCGACACCGAGGAGACCCGGGTCCAGAACCGGATCGGCGCCTGGTTCGACCGCTACCTCAAGGACGACCGGGGCGCCGACACCGGCCCCGCCTTCCGCGTCACCCGCACCGGCGGCGTCGACTCCACCGACGGGGCCGCCCTCACCCGGGGCGCGAGCGCCGGCTCCTACCCCGGACTGCGCGGCGGCACCGAGGAGTTCGCCCTCCGCGGGGGCACCGCAACCGTCCGCAACCCGGCCGGAGGAAGCCCGCCCGCGATCTCCGCCGTCCCCGGCCTCGGCGCCGGACTCTCCCAGCTCTCCTCCCTCGGCGTCGGCCTCTCCCTCGACTTCCCCGGGCAGCACGCCACCTTCGACACCGCGCCGCTGAAGTCCTCGGTACGCGCCACCGGCACCCCCACCGTGCGGGTCACCGTCAAGGCCCGCAGCGGCGACGCCGTCCTCTTCGGCAAGGTCTACGACGTCTCCCCGGACGGCGGGCGCCAAGAGCTCCCCTCCCAGCTCGTCGCTCCCTTCCGCATCACCCCCGACCAGCAGGGCGAGCCCGTCGAGCTCACGCTGCCCGCCGTGGACCACGCCTTCGACGCCGGACACCGGATGCGCCTGGTGCTCTCCGCCACCGATCTCGGTTACGCGTCCCCGGCCGAACCGGACACGTACACCGTGACCGTCGACGGACCGCTCTCGGTACCCACCGACGCCGGGCTGACCGCCGCAGCCACCGGACTGCCCTGGTGGACCTGGGGACTGCCGGCCGCCGCCCTCGTGGTGGCCGCCCTACTCCTGCTCGGCGCGCGCCGCCGCACCGCGACGCCCGCACCGGACCCCGCGCTCGCGGGCGTACCGCTGCGGATCACCGGCCTCACGAAGAAGTACGCGGGCGCCTCGGACCGGTACGCCGTCCAGGACCTGGGCTTCCGCGTCGAACAGGGCCAGGTGCTCGGGCTCCTCGGTCCCAACGGCGCCGGGAAGACCACCACCCTGCGGATGCTGATGGGCCTCATCACCCCCGACGCCGGCGAGATCCGCGTCTTCGGGCAGGCCGTCCGCCCCGGTGCCCCGGTACTCTCCCGGGTCGGCGCGTTCGTCGAAGGGGCCGGCTTCCTGCCGCACCTGACCGGCCGCGCCAACCTGGAGCTGTACTGGCAGGCCACCGGCCGCCCGGCCGAGGACTCCCGCATGGACGAGGCGCTGGAGATCGCGGGCCTCGGCGACGCGCTGGCCCGCGCCGTCCGCACCTACTCCCAGGGCATGCGCCAGCGCCTCGCCATCGCCCAGGCGATGCTCGGCATGCCCGACCTCCTCATCCTCGACGAACCGACCAACGGCCTCGACCCGCCCCAGATCCGCGAGATGCGGGACGTGATGATCCGGTACGCGGCCGGCGGCCGGACCGTCATCGTCTCCAGCCACCTCCTCTCCGAGGTCGAGCAGTCCTGCACCCACCTCGTCGTCATGGACCGGGGACGGCTCGTGCAGGCGGGCCCGGTCGACGAGATCACCGGCTCCGGCGACATGCTGCTCGTCACCACCGCCGACGAGGTTCCCGAGCCGGTGCTCCACAAGATCGAGGCGCTCGCCGGCATCACCTCGGCCGTACGGACCGAGGACGGACGCGGGCTGCTGGTCCGGCTCGACGGCGCCACCACCTCCACGCTGATCACCGAACTCGTCCGGCTCGACGTGCCGCTCACCGGCGTCGGACCGCACCGCCGCCTGGAGGACGCCTTCCTCACCCTGATCTCCGGAGGCACCGCATGA
- a CDS encoding ABC transporter permease yields MSDVLTGPGGPASGSAPAPGPQAPGYHPRRTLPLRVEAMRQLRRRRTLLMGGVLAALPFVLIIAFAIGGTPGSQGGSAADRINLMDTATASAANFAAVNLFVSAGFLLVVPVALFCGDTVASEASWSSLRYLLAAPVPRMRLLRSKLIVALGFSLAAMVLLPLVALVAGGAAYGWGPLQLPTGGQLAPSAALPRLALVVAFVFVSQLVTAALAFWLSTRTDAPLGAVGGAVGLTIVGNVLDAVTALGHWRDFLPAHWQFAWADALQPQLEWSGMVKGAAVSVTYALILFALAFRGFSRKDIVS; encoded by the coding sequence ATGAGTGACGTCCTCACCGGTCCCGGCGGCCCGGCCTCCGGTTCCGCCCCCGCACCCGGCCCTCAGGCGCCCGGCTACCACCCCCGGCGCACCCTTCCGCTGCGCGTCGAGGCGATGCGCCAGCTCCGTCGCCGCCGCACCCTGCTGATGGGCGGGGTGCTCGCCGCCCTCCCCTTCGTCCTGATCATCGCCTTCGCGATCGGCGGCACCCCCGGCTCCCAGGGAGGATCCGCCGCCGACCGGATCAACCTGATGGACACCGCGACCGCATCGGCCGCCAACTTCGCCGCCGTCAACCTGTTCGTCTCGGCCGGCTTCCTGCTGGTGGTGCCGGTCGCGCTGTTCTGCGGCGACACCGTCGCCTCGGAGGCGAGCTGGTCCTCGCTGCGCTACCTCCTGGCCGCGCCGGTGCCCCGCATGCGGCTGCTCCGGAGCAAGCTGATCGTCGCCCTCGGCTTCAGCCTCGCCGCGATGGTGCTGCTCCCGCTGGTCGCCCTCGTGGCCGGGGGAGCCGCCTACGGCTGGGGACCACTCCAGCTCCCCACCGGCGGCCAACTCGCCCCGTCCGCCGCCCTGCCCCGCCTCGCGCTCGTCGTCGCCTTCGTCTTCGTCTCGCAACTCGTCACCGCAGCACTGGCGTTCTGGCTGTCGACGAGGACGGACGCCCCGCTCGGCGCGGTGGGCGGCGCGGTCGGCCTGACCATCGTCGGCAACGTCCTGGACGCGGTCACCGCGCTGGGCCACTGGCGGGACTTCCTGCCCGCGCACTGGCAGTTCGCGTGGGCGGACGCCCTCCAGCCCCAACTGGAGTGGAGCGGCATGGTCAAGGGCGCGGCCGTATCGGTGACCTATGCCCTGATCCTGTTCGCCCTGGCCTTCCGGGGGTTCAGTCGTAAGGACATCGTGTCCTGA
- a CDS encoding peptidoglycan-binding protein encodes MATPLTADILLKALRDEGLNVVEYKSWRTNNRDHKGPWGPVNGVMIHHTVTSGTAASVELCYSGHSELPGPLCHGVIDKGGTVHMVGHGRANHAGLGDDDVLRAVIAEAAALPADNEANTDGNARFYGFECVNLGDGQDPWPAAQLLAIERASAAICRTHKWSERSVIGHLEWQPGKVDPRGFPMSAMRDRIAVRLGAAPEKPPPPAYEPFPGSAFFTAGRRSPIITAMGRRLVAEGCGRYAVGPGPSWSTADRASYAAWQRKLGYSGGSADGIPGASSWAKLKVPNV; translated from the coding sequence ATGGCAACCCCCTTGACCGCCGACATCCTGCTCAAAGCTCTCCGCGACGAAGGCCTGAACGTCGTGGAGTACAAGAGCTGGCGCACCAACAACCGTGATCACAAAGGGCCTTGGGGCCCGGTCAACGGTGTGATGATCCATCACACCGTCACCTCGGGCACCGCGGCTTCGGTGGAGCTCTGCTACTCCGGCCACTCGGAGCTCCCCGGGCCGCTCTGCCACGGGGTCATCGACAAGGGGGGCACGGTCCACATGGTGGGCCACGGCCGTGCCAACCACGCCGGGCTCGGCGACGACGACGTGCTGCGCGCGGTGATCGCCGAGGCGGCGGCGCTCCCCGCCGACAACGAGGCCAACACGGACGGGAACGCCCGTTTCTACGGCTTCGAGTGCGTCAACCTCGGTGACGGCCAGGATCCCTGGCCGGCCGCGCAGTTGCTGGCGATCGAGCGGGCCTCGGCGGCGATCTGCCGGACGCACAAGTGGTCCGAGCGCTCCGTGATCGGACATCTGGAGTGGCAGCCGGGGAAGGTGGACCCGCGCGGCTTCCCGATGTCCGCGATGCGTGACCGGATCGCCGTCCGGCTCGGCGCGGCGCCGGAGAAGCCACCGCCGCCGGCGTACGAGCCGTTCCCGGGGTCCGCGTTCTTCACGGCGGGGCGCAGGAGTCCGATCATCACGGCCATGGGCCGGCGGCTCGTGGCGGAGGGCTGCGGGCGGTACGCGGTCGGGCCCGGGCCCTCCTGGTCGACCGCCGACCGGGCCTCGTACGCCGCCTGGCAGCGCAAGCTGGGGTACAGCGGCGGTTCCGCCGACGGCATCCCGGGAGCGTCGAGCTGGGCGAAGCTCAAGGTGCCGAACGTGTAG
- a CDS encoding response regulator: MTVETSAPPGTDALADRARRAVADLAQRLALEPGAVPADEGPGGGGAPADETWTDPLASLRALAVLSRAVDECAAAAARAAADGGAGYPQLGSAWGVSRQGARKRWPGLVFTARPSSRPLPNDLRSPHMNGLAPRRSYTVLLVEDDVADAMLIEEALIERGMAREINRVDDGVSALEYLRDPANDRPDLIVLDLNMPRMNGRELLSVLKNDEQLSSIPIVVLTTSAAPDDVQDAYTQHANAYVTKPVNLDDFVRTVQSIDSFFLETAVTPQQPPHGS, encoded by the coding sequence ATGACAGTGGAGACCTCGGCGCCTCCCGGGACCGACGCGCTCGCCGACCGCGCGCGCCGCGCGGTCGCGGACCTGGCACAGCGCCTGGCGCTGGAGCCCGGCGCGGTCCCGGCCGACGAGGGCCCGGGCGGCGGTGGAGCCCCGGCCGACGAGACGTGGACCGACCCCCTGGCCTCGCTGCGGGCGCTGGCCGTCCTCAGCCGCGCGGTGGACGAGTGCGCCGCGGCCGCGGCCAGGGCGGCCGCCGACGGGGGAGCCGGATACCCGCAGCTGGGCAGCGCCTGGGGCGTCAGCCGGCAGGGTGCCCGCAAACGCTGGCCCGGTCTGGTCTTCACCGCACGCCCCTCCTCCCGCCCCCTGCCCAACGATCTCCGGAGCCCCCACATGAACGGCCTTGCACCCCGGCGCAGCTACACCGTCCTGCTCGTGGAGGACGACGTGGCCGACGCCATGCTCATCGAGGAGGCCCTGATCGAGCGCGGGATGGCGCGGGAGATCAACCGGGTGGACGACGGGGTGTCCGCCCTGGAGTACCTCCGCGACCCCGCGAACGACCGTCCGGACCTGATCGTGCTCGACCTCAACATGCCCCGGATGAACGGCCGCGAGCTGCTCAGCGTGCTCAAGAACGACGAGCAGCTCTCCAGCATCCCGATCGTCGTCCTCACCACCTCGGCCGCCCCCGACGACGTCCAGGACGCCTACACCCAGCACGCCAACGCCTACGTCACCAAGCCGGTCAACCTCGACGACTTCGTGCGGACCGTCCAGAGCATCGACAGCTTCTTCCTGGAGACCGCGGTCACCCCGCAGCAGCCTCCCCACGGCAGCTGA